A stretch of the Bacillus anthracis str. Vollum genome encodes the following:
- a CDS encoding MFS transporter: protein MNVTTDVQSTTEETKEKRYKTLFGSALGYAAEGLDMLLLSFVLVYILKEFHLSPVEGGNLTLATTIGMLIGSYLFGFIADLFGRIRTMAFTILLFSLATALIYFATDYWQLLILRFLVGMGVGGEFGIGMAIVTETWSKEMRAKATSVVALGWQFGVLIASLLPAFIVPHFGWRAVFLFGLIPALLAVYVRKSLSEPKIWEQKQRYKKELLQKEAEGNLTTTEAAQLKQMKKFPLRKLFANKKVTITTIGLIIMSFIQNFGYYGIFTWMPTILANKYNYTLAKASGWMFISTIGMLIGIATFGILADKIGRRKTFTIYYVGGTIYCLIYFFLFTDSTLLLWGSALLGFFANGMMGGFGAVLAENYPAEARSTAENFIFGTGRGLAGFGPVIIGLLAAGGNLMGALSLIFIIYPIGLVTMLLCVPETKDKVLE, encoded by the coding sequence TAGATATGTTGCTCTTATCTTTCGTACTCGTTTACATTTTAAAAGAATTTCACTTAAGCCCTGTTGAAGGTGGAAACTTAACCTTAGCTACTACCATAGGAATGCTGATCGGGTCTTATTTATTTGGATTTATTGCTGATTTATTTGGGCGTATCCGTACGATGGCCTTTACAATCTTACTATTTTCACTAGCGACAGCACTTATTTATTTCGCAACAGATTATTGGCAATTATTAATTCTTCGCTTTTTAGTAGGAATGGGAGTTGGTGGTGAATTCGGAATTGGGATGGCCATCGTAACTGAAACTTGGTCTAAAGAAATGCGCGCAAAGGCGACATCAGTTGTTGCACTTGGATGGCAATTTGGCGTATTAATTGCTTCACTCCTACCAGCATTTATCGTTCCACATTTTGGATGGAGAGCTGTGTTCTTATTTGGACTCATTCCCGCTTTACTAGCTGTCTATGTCCGTAAGAGTTTAAGTGAACCGAAAATATGGGAACAAAAGCAACGATACAAAAAAGAATTGTTACAAAAAGAAGCTGAAGGTAATTTAACAACTACTGAGGCAGCGCAATTAAAGCAAATGAAAAAGTTCCCACTTCGAAAGTTATTTGCAAATAAAAAAGTAACGATAACAACAATTGGTCTTATTATTATGTCATTCATCCAAAACTTCGGATATTATGGAATTTTCACATGGATGCCAACCATTTTAGCGAATAAATATAACTACACATTAGCAAAAGCGAGCGGTTGGATGTTCATCTCTACAATCGGCATGCTCATTGGAATTGCAACTTTTGGTATTCTAGCTGATAAAATTGGTCGCCGTAAAACTTTTACAATCTATTATGTCGGTGGTACTATATACTGTCTCATTTACTTCTTCTTATTCACAGATTCAACATTATTGTTATGGGGCAGCGCATTGCTTGGATTCTTCGCAAATGGCATGATGGGGGGATTCGGGGCAGTTTTAGCCGAAAACTATCCTGCTGAAGCTCGCTCTACAGCAGAAAACTTTATTTTCGGTACAGGACGTGGTTTAGCTGGATTTGGGCCTGTTATTATCGGCTTACTTGCTGCAGGTGGTAATTTAATGGGAGCATTATCTCTCATCTTCATTATCTATCCAATTGGTTTAGTTACGATGTTATTATGTGTTCCAGAGACGAAAGATAAAGTATTAGAATAG
- a CDS encoding BCCT family transporter produces the protein MRMKSRKTDWPVFLISGGSLLLFVIAVFLNKSYVEGVINSSFAASIKYFGAFWQILLIGTFVVAMCMAFSKYGRVKLGGLEKPEISTTKWLAIIMSTLLAGGGVFWAAAEPMYHLMTVPPIHEGITAGTKEAVMPALAQSYMHWGFLAWTILGTISAVVMMYGHYHKGMPLKPRTLLYPIFGEKLRKSWLGTLIDAFAIIAVAAGTIGPIGFLGLQASYGLQALFNIPDVFTTQLAIIVCVVAVSTISAVTGIDKGIQIISNLNVRLAILLMVFVLLFGPGGFIIDSFVSSFGFYINEFIPMSTYRGDTTWLGSWTIFFWGWFIGYGPMMAILVSRISRGRTIREIIVAIGIIAPIITTFWFTILGGSGVFYELMKPGSISSALSESGMPAAMIAITEQLPLSHIIGPAFLLLTILFVVTTGDSMAYSISMAVTGDGDPRISLRVFWSLIMGTVAAILLYMGEGSINALQSFIVVTAVPVSILLFPMLWLAPKVAGELALKQGIVKEEEKTSFLFQKASKSK, from the coding sequence ATGAGGATGAAGAGTCGGAAAACGGATTGGCCTGTATTTCTTATTAGTGGTGGCTCACTTTTATTATTTGTAATTGCGGTTTTTTTAAATAAAAGTTACGTAGAGGGAGTCATTAATAGCAGTTTTGCAGCTTCAATTAAATACTTTGGTGCTTTTTGGCAGATTTTATTAATTGGTACATTTGTTGTTGCAATGTGTATGGCGTTCTCAAAGTATGGGAGAGTTAAACTTGGGGGATTAGAAAAACCTGAGATTAGTACGACGAAATGGCTCGCTATTATAATGTCTACATTACTGGCCGGAGGTGGTGTTTTCTGGGCAGCGGCAGAGCCGATGTACCATTTAATGACGGTGCCACCAATACATGAAGGTATAACTGCTGGAACGAAAGAAGCAGTAATGCCTGCTTTAGCACAAAGTTATATGCACTGGGGTTTCCTAGCTTGGACGATTTTAGGGACAATTAGTGCGGTAGTTATGATGTATGGGCATTATCATAAAGGTATGCCGTTAAAACCTCGAACGCTTTTATATCCTATTTTTGGAGAGAAATTGCGAAAGAGTTGGCTTGGAACACTAATTGATGCATTTGCCATTATTGCAGTGGCTGCAGGGACGATTGGTCCAATCGGATTTTTAGGTCTACAAGCAAGTTATGGCCTACAAGCATTGTTTAACATCCCGGATGTGTTTACAACTCAATTAGCCATTATTGTTTGTGTAGTAGCTGTTTCTACTATATCTGCGGTGACTGGTATTGATAAAGGGATTCAAATTATAAGTAATTTAAATGTTAGATTGGCAATTTTATTAATGGTATTCGTATTACTATTTGGACCAGGTGGATTTATTATTGATTCATTTGTTTCTTCGTTTGGATTTTATATAAATGAATTTATTCCAATGAGCACATATCGTGGTGATACAACTTGGTTAGGGTCGTGGACAATCTTTTTCTGGGGATGGTTTATTGGGTATGGACCGATGATGGCAATTTTAGTGAGTCGTATTTCAAGAGGAAGAACAATTCGAGAAATCATCGTTGCAATTGGAATTATCGCACCGATTATTACAACGTTTTGGTTTACGATTCTGGGAGGATCAGGTGTGTTTTATGAGTTAATGAAGCCTGGTTCTATCTCAAGCGCACTAAGTGAATCGGGTATGCCAGCTGCTATGATTGCAATTACAGAGCAACTGCCACTCTCTCATATTATTGGACCTGCATTTCTTTTATTAACAATTTTATTTGTAGTGACAACAGGAGATTCAATGGCGTATTCGATTTCAATGGCAGTAACTGGAGATGGGGATCCTAGAATTAGTTTGCGAGTTTTTTGGTCGCTTATTATGGGAACCGTTGCAGCGATTCTTTTATACATGGGTGAGGGTAGTATTAATGCATTGCAATCATTCATCGTAGTAACAGCTGTCCCAGTATCCATTCTGTTATTCCCAATGCTATGGCTAGCGCCAAAAGTTGCGGGGGAATTAGCTTTAAAGCAAGGTATTGTAAAAGAAGAAGAGAAAACCTCCTTCTTGTTCCAAAAAGCTAGTAAATCAAAGTAA
- a CDS encoding nitric oxide synthase oxygenase: protein MSKTKQLIEEASHFITICYKELSKEHFIEERMKEIQAEIEKTGTYEHTFEELVHGSRMAWRNSNRCIGRLFWSKMHILDAREVNDEEGVYHALIHHIKYATNDGKVKPTITIFKQYQGEENNIRIYNHQLIRYAGYKTEMGVTGDSHSTAFTDFCQELGWQGEGTNFDVLPLVFSIDGKAPIYKEIPKEEVKEVPIEHPEYPISSLGAKWYGVPMISDMRLEIGGISYTAAPFNGWYMGTEIGARNLADHDRYNLLPAVAEMMDLDTSRNGTLWKDKALIELNVAVLHSFKKQGVSIVDHHTAAQQFQQFEKQEAACGRVVTGNWVWLIPPLSPATTHIYHKPYPNEILKPNFFHK, encoded by the coding sequence ATGAGTAAAACGAAACAATTAATAGAGGAAGCGAGTCATTTTATTACGATTTGCTATAAAGAGCTTAGTAAAGAACATTTCATAGAAGAACGCATGAAAGAAATTCAAGCTGAGATAGAGAAGACAGGGACATATGAGCATACATTTGAAGAACTTGTTCATGGATCGCGAATGGCATGGCGCAATAGTAATCGATGTATCGGAAGACTATTTTGGAGTAAGATGCACATATTAGATGCACGTGAAGTAAACGATGAGGAAGGTGTATATCATGCATTAATTCATCATATTAAATATGCAACGAACGACGGAAAAGTGAAACCGACAATTACAATTTTTAAGCAATATCAAGGTGAAGAAAATAATATACGAATTTATAATCATCAATTAATTCGATATGCAGGATATAAAACAGAAATGGGAGTGACTGGTGACTCTCATTCCACTGCATTTACAGATTTTTGTCAGGAACTTGGCTGGCAAGGAGAAGGCACGAATTTTGATGTATTGCCACTTGTGTTTTCTATAGATGGAAAAGCGCCTATATATAAAGAAATTCCGAAAGAAGAAGTAAAAGAAGTGCCAATTGAACACCCAGAATACCCGATTTCATCACTTGGAGCAAAATGGTACGGGGTTCCAATGATTTCAGATATGCGCTTAGAAATTGGTGGTATTTCCTATACAGCAGCTCCGTTTAATGGATGGTACATGGGTACGGAAATTGGGGCGCGTAACTTAGCGGATCATGATCGTTATAATTTACTGCCCGCCGTTGCGGAGATGATGGATCTAGATACATCGAGAAACGGTACATTATGGAAAGACAAGGCATTAATTGAATTAAACGTGGCTGTTTTACATTCCTTTAAAAAACAAGGAGTTAGTATTGTTGATCATCATACTGCTGCACAACAATTTCAGCAATTTGAGAAGCAAGAAGCTGCTTGTGGTCGTGTTGTAACCGGCAATTGGGTGTGGCTCATTCCACCGTTATCTCCAGCTACCACTCATATTTATCATAAACCGTATCCAAATGAAATTTTGAAGCCGAATTTCTTTCATAAATAG
- the sodA gene encoding superoxide dismutase [Mn], with protein MSSFQLPKLSYDYDELEPYIDSNTLSIHHGKHHATYVNNLNAALENYSELHNKSLEELLCNLETLPKEIVTAVRNNGGGHYCHSLFWEVMSPRGGGEPNGDVAKVIDYYFNTFDNLKDQLSKAAISRFGSGYGWLVLDGEELSVMSTPNQDTPLQEGKIPLLVIDVWEHAYYLKYQNRRPEFVTNWWHTVNWDRVNEKYLQAIQSQKH; from the coding sequence ATGTCTTCATTTCAATTGCCAAAACTTTCATATGACTATGATGAACTAGAGCCATATATCGATAGCAATACACTTTCTATTCATCATGGAAAGCACCATGCGACATATGTAAATAATTTGAATGCCGCATTAGAAAACTATTCGGAATTACATAATAAATCTTTAGAAGAGTTACTATGTAATTTAGAAACTTTACCAAAGGAAATTGTTACAGCTGTCAGAAATAACGGTGGTGGACATTATTGTCATAGTCTTTTTTGGGAAGTAATGAGCCCACGGGGTGGCGGTGAGCCTAATGGAGACGTTGCAAAAGTAATTGATTATTATTTCAATACCTTTGACAACTTAAAAGATCAACTGTCTAAAGCAGCTATTAGCCGTTTTGGAAGTGGTTATGGGTGGCTTGTTCTTGACGGTGAAGAACTTTCTGTTATGAGTACACCGAATCAAGATACACCTTTGCAAGAAGGCAAAATTCCATTACTCGTCATTGATGTATGGGAACATGCCTATTATTTAAAATATCAAAATCGGCGCCCAGAATTTGTTACCAACTGGTGGCATACAGTGAACTGGGACCGGGTAAATGAAAAGTATTTACAAGCAATTCAATCACAAAAACATTAG
- a CDS encoding NAD-dependent epimerase/dehydratase family protein, whose amino-acid sequence MMKLKKVLVLGGTRFFGKHLVEALLKDGHDVTIATRGITEDSFGGTVKRLIVDREDEKQLASCLEGKSYDIVYDNLCYSSNAAKIVCEFLKGTTNKYIMTSSMAVYTPALNLSEEDFNPYEYAIVYGDRNDFDYGEGKRVAEAVVFQQATFPVVAVRFPVVIGENDYTKRLQFYVEHIVRKEPVAVNHLDGELSFINEEAAGEFLAWCGMKDIEGPINACSNGVVSSREILHFIEENTGIKSLVQEVGDHVAPYNEVTNCTLHNGKANELGFQFRELKVEIEKVLRYYIHVMK is encoded by the coding sequence ATGATGAAGTTGAAAAAAGTATTGGTACTAGGGGGAACAAGATTTTTTGGGAAACATTTAGTAGAAGCACTCTTAAAAGATGGACACGATGTAACGATTGCGACGAGAGGAATTACGGAAGATTCTTTTGGAGGTACAGTAAAAAGACTTATTGTAGATAGGGAAGACGAAAAACAACTAGCAAGTTGTTTAGAAGGAAAAAGTTATGATATCGTATACGATAATTTATGCTATAGCTCGAATGCGGCAAAGATAGTATGTGAATTTTTGAAAGGCACAACGAACAAGTATATTATGACATCTTCAATGGCCGTCTATACCCCTGCACTAAACCTATCAGAAGAGGACTTCAATCCGTACGAGTATGCAATCGTGTATGGAGATAGGAATGACTTCGATTATGGTGAAGGAAAGAGAGTAGCCGAAGCAGTTGTATTTCAACAAGCAACATTCCCAGTCGTTGCAGTTCGTTTTCCAGTTGTTATTGGAGAAAACGATTATACGAAAAGGTTACAATTTTACGTTGAACATATTGTGAGGAAAGAACCTGTCGCCGTGAATCATCTAGATGGAGAGTTGTCGTTTATAAATGAAGAAGCAGCAGGAGAATTTTTAGCTTGGTGCGGGATGAAAGACATAGAAGGGCCAATTAATGCTTGTAGCAACGGGGTAGTTTCTAGTCGTGAAATTCTTCATTTCATAGAAGAAAATACGGGAATAAAATCACTCGTTCAAGAAGTAGGAGATCATGTAGCACCTTATAATGAAGTGACTAATTGTACGTTACATAATGGAAAAGCTAATGAATTAGGATTCCAGTTCCGAGAGTTGAAAGTAGAAATAGAAAAAGTATTACGTTATTACATACATGTAATGAAATAA
- a CDS encoding AmiS/UreI family transporter, with protein MGYVGLLLSGAALFLNSLVILGKAEMKSAGVFNLFVGALQIIIPFYLIMISDQSNWTVYSYAATFLFGLTYLYVGVTFIKGMDSSGLGWFCIWVAIIALFYMVVSFVQFHDVVNALTWFMWALLWYLFFVLNTQKKNINQYLGRIAFVQSWVTLTLPSLFYFMGVWGEGFVYELWVYVSVISILYFCYCIYKYRVR; from the coding sequence ATGGGTTACGTAGGATTATTACTTTCTGGTGCAGCTTTATTTTTAAATAGTCTTGTTATATTAGGAAAAGCAGAGATGAAAAGTGCGGGTGTTTTTAATTTATTTGTGGGTGCACTGCAAATTATTATTCCGTTCTATTTGATCATGATTTCTGACCAAAGCAATTGGACAGTGTATTCATATGCAGCTACTTTCTTATTTGGATTAACTTATTTATATGTGGGCGTTACCTTTATAAAAGGAATGGATAGTAGCGGTCTAGGGTGGTTTTGTATTTGGGTAGCAATTATTGCTTTATTTTATATGGTTGTTTCATTTGTTCAATTCCACGATGTTGTTAATGCGTTAACGTGGTTTATGTGGGCATTACTTTGGTATTTATTCTTTGTATTAAATACACAAAAAAAGAACATTAATCAATATCTTGGAAGGATTGCCTTTGTGCAATCATGGGTAACATTGACGTTACCTTCACTCTTTTATTTTATGGGAGTATGGGGAGAGGGATTCGTATATGAATTATGGGTTTATGTATCTGTAATTTCTATTTTATACTTCTGTTATTGTATTTATAAATATCGAGTACGTTAA
- the galE gene encoding UDP-glucose 4-epimerase GalE, producing MAILITGGAGYIGSHTCVELLNNNYKIIVVDNLSNSSIESLNRVKEITGKQFEFYKENVLNREKMNEIFLENNIEAVIHFAGFKAVGQSTTTPLAYYYNNIISAIVLCDVMQKHNVKNFIFSSSATVYGIPKTLPITEEFPLSVTNPYGQTKLMIEQIMRDVAKADDEWSIALLRYFNPFGAHQSGRIGEDPNGIPNNLMPYVTQVAVGKLKELNIFGNDYPTKDGTGVRDYIHVVDLAKGHVKALEKVLKTKGIEAYNLGTGKGYSVLEMVKAFEKVSGKKIPYKVIGRRPGDVAICFADVSKAKRELGWEAEYGLEEMCVDSWRWQVNNKNGYQMI from the coding sequence ATGGCGATACTTATAACGGGTGGAGCAGGGTATATTGGTAGTCATACATGTGTAGAATTATTAAATAATAATTATAAAATTATAGTCGTAGATAATCTTTCAAATAGTTCAATTGAATCTTTAAATCGAGTAAAAGAAATAACAGGAAAACAATTTGAATTTTATAAAGAAAATGTTTTAAATCGTGAAAAAATGAATGAGATCTTTTTGGAAAATAACATTGAAGCGGTTATACATTTTGCGGGGTTTAAAGCAGTGGGACAATCTACCACAACACCACTTGCATATTATTATAACAATATAATAAGTGCAATTGTACTATGTGATGTGATGCAAAAACACAATGTTAAAAATTTTATTTTTAGTTCATCTGCAACTGTATATGGAATTCCAAAAACATTACCAATTACAGAAGAATTTCCGCTGAGTGTGACAAATCCGTATGGACAAACAAAATTAATGATTGAGCAAATTATGCGTGATGTAGCAAAGGCTGATGATGAGTGGAGCATTGCATTACTTCGTTATTTTAATCCATTTGGAGCTCATCAAAGTGGCCGTATCGGAGAAGATCCAAATGGGATTCCGAACAATTTAATGCCATATGTAACGCAAGTAGCGGTAGGTAAGTTAAAGGAGCTAAATATATTCGGAAACGATTATCCAACGAAAGATGGGACGGGTGTCCGTGATTATATTCACGTTGTTGACCTTGCGAAGGGGCATGTAAAGGCACTTGAGAAAGTACTTAAGACGAAAGGAATCGAGGCATATAATCTTGGCACAGGTAAAGGGTATAGTGTATTGGAGATGGTAAAGGCTTTTGAGAAGGTTTCGGGTAAAAAAATACCTTATAAAGTGATAGGGCGTCGTCCTGGTGATGTAGCAATCTGTTTTGCGGATGTATCTAAAGCGAAACGAGAATTAGGATGGGAAGCGGAATATGGGTTAGAAGAGATGTGTGTAGATTCTTGGAGATGGCAAGTAAATAATAAAAATGGCTATCAAATGATTTAG
- the trhA gene encoding PAQR family membrane homeostasis protein TrhA, protein MNTYIREPVNAFTHLGGAVLSFIALLAMLVKVSIKMPSFAAITAIILFGIGMMVLYTASAVYHSVVASERVIYFFRKLDHSMIFILIAGTYAPFCLITLHSANGLLLFCLVYATAICGIVFKMFWFNCPRWLSTAIYITMGWLIVLFFAPLAANLSTGGMVLLVLGGILYTIGGFIYGTKPKWLEFKYMGHHEIFHVFVLLGSLAHFLSVYCYVI, encoded by the coding sequence ATGAATACTTACATAAGAGAACCGGTTAATGCTTTTACCCATTTGGGAGGAGCTGTATTATCATTTATTGCATTACTAGCTATGCTTGTAAAAGTTTCTATTAAGATGCCATCTTTTGCGGCAATTACAGCTATTATTTTGTTTGGTATCGGAATGATGGTTCTGTATACAGCATCAGCTGTATATCATAGTGTTGTAGCTAGTGAACGTGTTATTTATTTCTTTAGGAAGCTTGATCACTCTATGATTTTTATATTGATTGCAGGTACATATGCACCATTTTGTTTAATTACATTACATTCCGCAAACGGTTTATTATTATTTTGTTTAGTTTACGCAACTGCCATTTGTGGTATTGTTTTTAAAATGTTTTGGTTTAATTGTCCGAGATGGTTATCAACAGCAATTTATATTACAATGGGCTGGTTAATTGTTCTGTTCTTTGCACCGTTAGCCGCTAACTTAAGTACAGGAGGTATGGTGCTCCTAGTACTTGGAGGCATTCTTTATACAATTGGTGGATTTATTTACGGAACAAAGCCAAAGTGGTTAGAGTTTAAATATATGGGACATCATGAAATTTTTCACGTTTTCGTGTTATTGGGAAGCCTAGCTCACTTTTTAAGTGTATATTGCTATGTAATTTAA
- a CDS encoding DUF1836 domain-containing protein, which yields MENINKLLETLHLEKNITLEDIPNVDLYVDQVVQLFENTYADTTRTDDEKVLTKTMINNYAKGKLFIPIKNKKYSKEHMILISLIYQLKGALSINDIKSSLEHINESLLSDDSFELNMLYKDYLTITENNVESFKQDINNRVSEVSEISSLEDSKLEKFLLLNSLVNMSNMYRRLAEKLVDDLKGS from the coding sequence GTGGAAAATATAAATAAATTGCTTGAAACATTACATTTAGAAAAAAATATTACACTTGAAGACATTCCAAATGTCGACTTGTATGTAGACCAGGTTGTCCAACTATTTGAAAACACTTATGCAGATACAACAAGAACTGATGATGAAAAAGTATTAACAAAAACAATGATTAACAATTATGCAAAAGGTAAATTGTTTATTCCAATCAAAAATAAAAAATACTCAAAAGAGCATATGATTTTAATCAGTTTAATTTATCAATTAAAAGGAGCTCTTTCCATTAATGACATAAAAAGTTCCTTAGAACATATAAATGAGTCCTTATTAAGCGATGATTCATTCGAATTAAATATGCTATATAAAGATTATCTTACTATTACCGAAAACAACGTCGAAAGCTTTAAACAAGACATAAATAACCGTGTTTCAGAAGTAAGTGAGATTTCTTCCTTAGAAGATTCAAAACTAGAAAAGTTTCTATTACTAAACTCCTTAGTGAACATGAGTAATATGTATAGACGTTTAGCAGAGAAGTTAGTCGATGATTTAAAGGGATCTTAA
- the dbpA gene encoding ATP-dependent RNA helicase DbpA — protein sequence MSKKSFSNYALSKEVRRALTGLGYEHPTEVQGEVIPVALQKKDLVVKSQTGSGKTASFGIPLCEMVEWEENKPQALVLTPTRELAVQVKEDITNIGRFKRIKAAAIYGKSPFARQKLELKQKTHIVVGTPGRVLDHIEKGTLSLERLKYLVIDEADEMLNMGFIDQVEAIIDELPTKRMTMLFSATLPEDVERLSRTYMNAPTHIEIKAAGITTDKIEHTLFEVREEEKLSLLKDVTTIENPDSCIIFCRTQENVDHVYRQLDRVNYPCDKIHGGMVQEDRFGVMDDFRKGKFRYLVATDVAARGIDIDNITHVINYDIPLEKESYVHRTGRTGRAGNSGKAITFITPYEDRFLEEIEAYIGFAIPKANAPSKEEVMKGKAAFEEKIQAKPTIKKDKSADINKGIMKLYFNGGKKKKIRAVDFVGTIAKIQGVSAEDIGIITIQDNVSYVEILNGKGPLVLKVMRNTTIKGKQLKVHEANK from the coding sequence ATGAGTAAAAAAAGTTTTAGTAATTATGCATTAAGTAAAGAAGTAAGACGAGCACTTACTGGTTTAGGATATGAGCATCCAACAGAAGTACAAGGAGAGGTTATTCCAGTTGCATTACAAAAGAAGGATCTTGTTGTAAAGTCGCAAACAGGAAGTGGAAAAACGGCTTCGTTCGGTATACCACTTTGTGAAATGGTAGAGTGGGAAGAGAATAAACCACAAGCGTTAGTTTTAACACCAACGAGAGAACTTGCTGTTCAAGTAAAAGAAGATATTACAAATATAGGGCGATTCAAAAGAATTAAAGCTGCTGCAATTTATGGTAAATCGCCATTTGCACGTCAAAAATTAGAGTTAAAGCAAAAGACGCATATTGTAGTAGGAACTCCAGGACGTGTGCTAGATCATATTGAAAAAGGGACTCTTTCATTAGAACGATTAAAATATTTAGTGATTGATGAAGCAGATGAAATGCTAAACATGGGCTTTATCGACCAAGTAGAGGCAATTATTGATGAATTACCTACAAAAAGAATGACAATGCTATTTTCAGCAACCTTACCGGAAGATGTTGAAAGGTTATCCCGTACGTATATGAACGCACCAACTCATATTGAAATTAAAGCTGCTGGGATTACAACAGATAAAATTGAACATACCCTTTTTGAAGTGAGGGAAGAAGAGAAGTTGTCACTTCTTAAAGATGTAACAACAATTGAAAATCCAGACAGTTGCATTATTTTTTGTCGTACACAAGAAAACGTAGATCATGTATATAGACAGCTAGATCGAGTTAATTACCCTTGCGATAAAATACATGGTGGCATGGTGCAAGAAGATCGTTTTGGGGTGATGGATGATTTTAGAAAAGGAAAGTTCCGTTATTTAGTAGCAACGGATGTAGCTGCGAGAGGAATTGATATTGATAATATTACACATGTTATTAATTATGATATTCCATTAGAGAAAGAAAGTTATGTACACCGTACAGGCAGAACAGGACGAGCTGGTAATAGCGGAAAGGCCATCACATTTATAACGCCTTATGAAGATCGATTTTTAGAAGAGATTGAGGCGTACATCGGTTTTGCAATTCCGAAGGCAAACGCCCCTTCAAAAGAAGAAGTTATGAAAGGTAAAGCTGCATTTGAAGAAAAAATACAAGCTAAACCAACTATAAAGAAGGATAAAAGTGCGGATATAAATAAAGGAATTATGAAATTGTACTTTAATGGCGGAAAGAAAAAGAAAATTAGAGCGGTGGATTTTGTCGGTACAATTGCTAAAATTCAAGGTGTTTCTGCTGAAGATATAGGCATTATTACAATACAAGATAATGTTTCGTATGTTGAAATATTAAATGGAAAAGGGCCACTTGTTTTAAAGGTTATGAGAAATACAACGATAAAAGGTAAACAATTGAAAGTTCATGAGGCAAATAAGTAA
- a CDS encoding acyltransferase, whose translation MKRLVYMDWLRVLATIAVVTIHVSAGYVSVLDANNASRWMAGNLFESISRASVPIFVMISGALLLKGTKDISVGEFLQKRASKVIIPFIAWSAIFYAYGAYAGYFPASLKQGIKHFLTDTIGGHLWFLYMIVGIYLITPLLKVFVKNAKKREIEYFLILWLYASVVVNLVKYYYPINFNIELFYVTNYVGYFLLGYYLSNFDISKKWRNISYIGGFVGFISTFFITYFYTVKANGQLEQFWYGYFAPGVVLMAIGLFIFFKYAFQKSERELPLLFRFINQASLGIYILHFFLLNNLLYMVFPKVNNHVHAILAIPINVTITIVLSMVITLVLQRIPVVKKLVP comes from the coding sequence ATGAAGCGTCTAGTATATATGGATTGGTTGCGAGTATTAGCGACAATCGCAGTTGTTACAATTCACGTTTCTGCTGGTTATGTTTCCGTTTTAGATGCAAATAATGCTTCACGCTGGATGGCTGGTAATCTATTTGAATCGATTTCACGTGCGAGTGTCCCGATTTTTGTAATGATTAGTGGAGCTTTACTATTAAAGGGGACAAAAGATATTTCAGTCGGGGAATTTTTACAGAAGCGTGCAAGTAAAGTGATTATACCTTTTATCGCTTGGAGCGCTATATTTTATGCATATGGAGCCTATGCAGGGTATTTTCCAGCATCTTTAAAGCAAGGGATAAAGCACTTTTTAACGGATACTATCGGGGGACATTTATGGTTCTTATACATGATTGTAGGGATATATTTAATTACACCTCTATTAAAAGTCTTTGTGAAGAACGCTAAAAAAAGAGAGATAGAATACTTTTTAATTTTATGGCTATACGCGTCTGTTGTAGTCAATTTAGTTAAATATTATTATCCTATCAACTTTAATATTGAATTATTTTACGTTACAAATTATGTAGGGTATTTCCTACTTGGTTATTACTTATCTAATTTTGATATTTCGAAAAAGTGGAGAAATATTTCTTACATTGGAGGATTTGTAGGATTTATTAGTACATTCTTTATTACGTATTTCTATACAGTAAAAGCAAATGGACAGTTAGAGCAGTTTTGGTATGGATATTTTGCGCCAGGTGTCGTACTGATGGCGATTGGATTGTTTATATTTTTCAAATATGCATTCCAAAAATCAGAACGAGAATTACCATTGTTATTCCGTTTTATAAATCAAGCAAGCCTTGGAATCTATATTCTTCACTTCTTCTTATTAAATAACTTGTTGTACATGGTTTTCCCTAAAGTAAATAATCATGTGCATGCAATATTGGCAATACCTATTAATGTAACGATTACAATTGTTCTCAGTATGGTAATTACGTTAGTATTGCAAAGAATACCAGTTGTGAAAAAACTAGTTCCGTAA